From a region of the Rhinopithecus roxellana isolate Shanxi Qingling chromosome 8, ASM756505v1, whole genome shotgun sequence genome:
- the SLC25A42 gene encoding mitochondrial coenzyme A transporter SLC25A42 isoform X1, producing the protein MDNGVKEGPVRLREDAEAVLSSSVSSKRDHRQVLSSLLSGALAGALAKTAVAPLDRTKIIFQVSSKRFSAKEAFRVLYYTYLNEGFLSLWRGNSATMVRVVPYAAIQFSAHEEYKRILGSYYGFRGEALPPWPRLFAGALAGTTAASLTYPLDLVRARMAVTPKEMYSNIFHVFIRISREEGLKTLYHGFMPTVLGVIPYAGLSFFTYETLKSLHREYSGRRQPYPFERMIFGACAGLIGQSASYPLDVVRRRMQTAGVTGYPRASIACTLRTIVREEGAVRGLYKGLSMNWVKGPIAVGISFTTFDLLQILLRHLQS; encoded by the exons ATGGATAATGGTGTGAAGGAAGGCCCGGTGCGATTGCGTGAGGATGCCGAGGCTGTCCTGTCCTCATCCGTCTCATCAAAG CGTGACCACAGGCAAGTGCTCAGCTCCCTGCTGTCTGGGGCCCTGGCTGGCGCCCTTGCCAAAACAGCAGTAGCCCCCCTGGACCGAACCAAAATCATCTTCCAAG TGTCTTCAAAAAGATTTTCTGCCAAG GAGGCCTTCCGGGTCCTCTACTACACCTACCTCAACGAGGGCTTTCTCAGCTTGTGGCGCGGGAACTCGGCCACCATGGTGCGCGTGGTGCCCTACGCCGCCATCCAGTTCAGCGCCCACGAAGAGTACAAGCGCATCCTGGGCAGCTACTATGGCTTCCGCGGAGA AGCCCTGCCCCCTTGGCCTCGCCTCTTCGCCGGCGCACTGGCTGGAACGACAGCCGCTTCACTGACCTACCCCCTGGACCTGGTCAGAGCGCGGATGGCCGTAACCCCGAAGGAAAT GTACAGCAACATCTTTCATGTCTTCATCCGCATCTCGAGAGAAGAGGGGCTGAAGACCCTCTACCATGGATTTATGCCCACTGTGCTGGGGGTCATTCCCTACGCCGGCCTGAGCTTCTTCACCTATGAGACGCTCAAGAGCCTGCACAGAG AGTACAGCGGCCGCCGGCAGCCCTACCCCTTCGAGCGCATGATCTTCGGCGCCTGCGCTGGCCTCATCGGGCAATCGGCCTCGTACCCGCTGGATGTGGTGCGGCGGCGCATGCAGACGGCCGGCGTCACCGGCTACCCGCGTGCCTCCATCGCCTGCACGCTGCGCACCATCGTGCGGGAGGAGGGCGCCGTGCGCGGCCTCTACAAAGGCTTGAGCATGAACTGGGTCAAGGGTCCTATCGCCGTGGGCATCAGCTTCACCACCTTCGACCTCCTGCAGATCCTGCTGCGGCACCTGCAGAGCTAG
- the SLC25A42 gene encoding mitochondrial coenzyme A transporter SLC25A42 isoform X2 — translation MDNGVKEGPVRLREDAEAVLSSSVSSKRDHRQVLSSLLSGALAGALAKTAVAPLDRTKIIFQVSSKRFSAKEAFRVLYYTYLNEGFLSLWRGNSATMVRVVPYAAIQFSAHEEYKRILGSYYGFRGEALPPWPRLFAGALAGTTAASLTYPLDLVRARMAVTPKEIVQRPPAALPLRAHDLRRLRWPHRAIGLVPAGCGAAAHADGRRHRLPACLHRLHAAHHRAGGGRRARPLQRLEHELGQGSYRRGHQLHHLRPPADPAAAPAELGYPELLSGRWTSDPFVFWAHGTGGRA, via the exons ATGGATAATGGTGTGAAGGAAGGCCCGGTGCGATTGCGTGAGGATGCCGAGGCTGTCCTGTCCTCATCCGTCTCATCAAAG CGTGACCACAGGCAAGTGCTCAGCTCCCTGCTGTCTGGGGCCCTGGCTGGCGCCCTTGCCAAAACAGCAGTAGCCCCCCTGGACCGAACCAAAATCATCTTCCAAG TGTCTTCAAAAAGATTTTCTGCCAAG GAGGCCTTCCGGGTCCTCTACTACACCTACCTCAACGAGGGCTTTCTCAGCTTGTGGCGCGGGAACTCGGCCACCATGGTGCGCGTGGTGCCCTACGCCGCCATCCAGTTCAGCGCCCACGAAGAGTACAAGCGCATCCTGGGCAGCTACTATGGCTTCCGCGGAGA AGCCCTGCCCCCTTGGCCTCGCCTCTTCGCCGGCGCACTGGCTGGAACGACAGCCGCTTCACTGACCTACCCCCTGGACCTGGTCAGAGCGCGGATGGCCGTAACCCCGAAGGAAAT AGTACAGCGGCCGCCGGCAGCCCTACCCCTTCGAGCGCATGATCTTCGGCGCCTGCGCTGGCCTCATCGGGCAATCGGCCTCGTACCCGCTGGATGTGGTGCGGCGGCGCATGCAGACGGCCGGCGTCACCGGCTACCCGCGTGCCTCCATCGCCTGCACGCTGCGCACCATCGTGCGGGAGGAGGGCGCCGTGCGCGGCCTCTACAAAGGCTTGAGCATGAACTGGGTCAAGGGTCCTATCGCCGTGGGCATCAGCTTCACCACCTTCGACCTCCTGCAGATCCTGCTGCGGCACCTGCAGAGCTAGGGTACCCTGAGCTGCTCTCAGGACGGTGGACCAGTGACCCCTTTGTATTCTGGGCCCATGGAACGGGGGGGCGCGCTTGA